In Acomys russatus chromosome 16, mAcoRus1.1, whole genome shotgun sequence, the DNA window tctaacccggatcctccagaagagcagccagtgctcctaagcCCCAAGCCATTCTTTCCaacctgtatttttgtttttctgaggtgCTAGAGCTTAAACGTAGCACCACCTGCATGATGGGAAAGAGGCCTATCACCAAGCTACACCACAAGCCAGAATCAGGACTTTCCTTCTTTTAAGACaagagcctcactatgtagccttagctagcCCGaagctctctatgtagaccaggctagcctaaaactcacagaaaatcCCCCTCcgctgggtgctggaattaaaggcctgtgccaccacacccagcattggACCCACGTGACTCCGGACACCCAGGCCACTATTATGTCCTTTCCCAGGCTTCCCACCCCCTCCTGGGGGACCCTCAGCCAGGTGGTTCTGGCATGGAGCAGGGGCCTACCCTGTGACAAGGGAGGTGAGGAAGCTGAGCACAGGCAACAAAACCTCGTGGCTGATGCGGGGCAGGATGTCCATGAGGGTGGTGTCTGAGAGGTACACAATGATCTTCTGAGTCAGCGTCACTGCCGCCAGCAGCCCGGCCTCCTTGCGGCTGTTCAGTCGGCTGGGGCCTGAGTTGCTCCCTGGGGCCACCTGGAGCCATAGAACAGATGAGGGCCAAGCCACCCCACAGATGTCCTGGAACCCCCTAGAGGTTTGGGGCCAGTCCTTGGATCCTTCACAACCTCCCCACCCTGGGCCCTGCTAAGCCAGTGACTGACCAGGTAGCTGATATAGGGCAGGTACTGGTAGGTGAGAACAGGCTCTCCGTATAGGTGGGCGATGTGGAGGAGACAGCTGAGCACAGGGCCCGACACTATGTCACCTAGTACTGGCCTCTTCTGGTAGATGTTGCCGGCACTCAGTGGGGGGCTGTCATCACTGCTGACCGTGAACTGCTGCCGAGTGGGCCCTGCCAAGGAAGGGCCAGCAGCCTTGAGATGCTagtggagggcaggagggaagtCGGCTTTCCAAGACCGTGGGGCAGCTTCTAGGCAATTCTAAActgggcccctcccccacttcccaagCCAAGAAATGGAGCCAACAGGCTAAGACCCAGAACCTGCCTCTAGAGAAGACTAAGGAGCAGAagcctggggggtggggcgggggggaacTCCGTCTCCAGCACTAAACAGAGGCCTTACCAATATAACAAGATGTCAGCAGGCGCAGCAGGTTCCGGGCCACATAGCGAGAGGCCACTGTGGGGCCCAGCTTGGCAGACAGCCAGCGGACCATCTTGCAGGCTGTATCTGTAGGGCAGGAGCAGGCCGTGAGCTCATCAGATAACTCACCCCTTCTACCTGACCTGATACACCGCGCCCCACCCTGCCCAGCCAACTCTGGCTGTGGGGAGCCTGGCCACCCTGGGCCCATGCACTTAGCCATGGTAGAGGCTCCTAGTCAATGATCCACAGTGGGTGGGTCCTGCAGGAAGGCCATCCTTTCAACCGTGTTCCCAAGTTCCCGAATACAGGCTTGCCCCTGGCTACCACCCCTGTGACTTCTCTTAAGTAAACCATTTTAGTCTTTCACTGCCTCTTGCATGGAACCATGAGAGCCTGAGACTTACACACAAGCTGTCCCTTCTGTCTGGAACATTCTTCCCACGTCACGCCTGTTTGGCTGCTCCATTTACACCTCAACCATCACTTACTtttatttctgactttttttCTGGTGCTAGAGATAAGACATGCAGGGCCTCCTCACACATactagcaagtgctctaccactcacCTCCACCCTCAGCCCATGACgtcccttttttaatttttttgggtttttttttttttttttttaaatctttttgagacaaggtttctctgtattaacagtcctggttgtcctggactcactttgtagactggcctcgaactcacagagatctatccacctgtctctgcctccccagtggtgggattaaaggcatgcactaccatgcccggccccgAGATGTCCCCTTTAAAGGTGCCTTCTCTGACTCCTGAGAGCTAAATCTAAGTCCGCTTTCTACTCACACACAGCACTAATACACGGCACTTTCAGACCACCATGCAGGGATGTGAGCTCTGTGCCTTATGCTCAGGACAGGAAACGCTGAAGGAAAAATGGCAGACCAATGTCTCCTAGGCTCAAGGACTCACCAAGGAGAATCTTCTGTTCTTTGCCTTCCGTCTGCTCTGTCAGgggctcctcttcctctcctctgtctctcccatcaCCAGGGCCCACAACCGTCTCCATGGACAGCATTGTGTCAGACAGAGCGAGCTCAGATGCTCCTGTgacttcctcctgttcctcctcctcctcctcctccaacaccacacagccttcctcctcctcctcttcctcgtcctCAGAGCCCTCGCTTTGCTTCAAGTCCTGGCTGCTGTCACCTGACTTCAGGCTGTTCTTGTCCACAGGGGCACCCCCATCATCCCCACACCGCTCCTCGCCCTGTGAGGTCTCACTAGTGCTGCTCTTGTCACTCAGCTGGCCCAGGCTCacggcctcagcctcctggggctgtggagattcAGCCACATAGAGTCCGGCTTGGAAGTCCTCTGTGTCCGGCAGGTCGGCCTGGTCATGGAAGCTGACCCCTGACCTGTAGTCTGGGAGCCCCAGTCCTGAAGATGCAGCAGGCTCCCCATCGATCTGAATGTCCTCCCCAAAGGCACAGGAGCCAGGGCCGGACCTTGGGAGCTCGCTTTCCTCATCCTCAGTGGTCCCAACCaggcctctgctctcctcctgggCGGCCTCCACCCCAGCCAGCACCTGCAGGACGTGGGGCAGCAGGTGGATGAGGAAAGCCTGCAAGCCCAGCCGCACCACCAGCTGGGCCACAAAACAGTCGGTGTACAAGTAGAAGCGGCCATGCAGCCGCCAGGGGCTCTCATAGGCACCAATGAGAGGCTTCAGGAGGTACTTATTGGCATTTTTGGGGCCCAGGGCCTTGGCAACAGGTTCAAACAGGTACCAGGCTGTGTACACAGCTGTGTGCTCCTCAGACATGAGTGACAGCACGAAGGGTAGCAGGATCTCCAATCCCTCAGGAGTGATGTCATTTAGCACTGCACCCAGCTGCTGCCACAGAGCAAACACCAGCTCCCGCCCCTGGGCCTCATCCTCCACACGCCTGGCCTGGTACACGCGAATGAACTTGTGCAGAGCTGGGAAGTAGGGGGGGAAGGGGACCACGGCGCTGAAGGGGCTgaggagctgggctgggctgggtgggggCAATCCCTGGGAAACAGGCCTGTACTCAAACAGCGGGTCTAGCTTGCCCTTTTTCGCCACGGGACTGTTGGGTGCACTCAGCTGCAGAAGCGTGTCCAGCACAGGCTGCAAAGACACAGGGATGTCCTTGGGGTGGCGTATGCAGAGACCCCGAACGGCCTCAAAGCGTGCCCACAAAGGTGCATCGGGCTGCAGTGTCCGGACCTTGGTGGCAAACACCATCTCAGCCAACAGGACACCCAGCACCTGCATGTCACGATGGAAGAGACTCTGCAGGTGCACAGGTGGCTGGACCTGAAGCTGTTCAGGTACCTCCAACTGGCTCCCTAGGCCTTTGGCCAGGAAGTTACCCatcttctccagctcctccaagGCTTGGATGGGACTAAAGCCCTCAGGGAGAACAATCTTCCCCTCGTCGCCCTCCCCAGGGTCCGACCCAGCCGCTTTGCTCCTGCGGCCTGGCCGAGAGCCTGGAGTTGCTGAAAAGGATAGCAGGCTGGGCGAGGCTTGGCTGGAGGAAGAGCCCAGCTGGTCACCTGCTTTCCCAGGAAGGGAGATGGAGTCCAGAGCTTCCGTAGCCTGTTCTAAGTCATCTTCCCCTGTCACGGGCCTGTCTCTGGTCCAGCCAGTCTCGCACGGAGTGGCCTCTAAAACAAGCCTGCCCGCGCCATTCGGAAGCGGCCCTGAAACGTCCTCCTGGCCTGTGGCCTCCTGAATAGGCTGCACCAATAGCCTGGGGATGAGAGGAGGCTCTGGGGCCAGGGCAGGAGGCCCGGCCAGACGCTGAGGGTGTGGCTGATCAAAGAGCTGCACCACACCGTAGCTGGTCAGGTGGGTGTGGGCATCCACCAGGTGCAGgcacacattcttttctttcacagCCTCTTTGCCTTGGAGTTTGTAGCCGAAAGTAAGGTCAATCCAGTGATGCAGGTCTTGGGACACCTCCCAGCTCTCCAGCAGCGCCCTGTGGGCGGTCACAAACTCCTGGTTAGAACTGCACCAGGCTGGCACATCCAGGTCAGGCATGTCAGGGTGGATAGAGCAAAAGATGGAGGGGTCTGTGTAGAACTCGGGGATACACTCGTCAGGTGTCCAGGTCTGCATGCGCTCCATGGTGGCAGGGTACTCGTGGGGCTCCCACTGTGCTCGGACATGCCCACAGAGCACCGAGCGGGGTGTGCGTCGAGCCTTGTATACATAGTACGTGATGTCGGAGAGCACGTCAGAGATGTGGTGCGGAACGTGAGGCGGCTCGCCACTTCCTCCCGCACCACCCGCTACAAACGCCTGCCGTGTCATCTCGTAGGTGAAGTCCAACTGCTTGTCTCCTTTGTTGAGTCGGAACTTGGATTTGCGAAGGTCTCGAAAGCGCCCATAGGGCGTAGTGAAGTCCACCACCCAAGGCAACACTGGGTGATAGTTGGGATCCCCCTGCCGCCGACCTGCCAAGCGATTCAGCTGCATGAGGTAGTGGAAGTTGCTGATTCGGCCGTGGACCCAGTCTAGCACGAGGCCCCTAAGTTCCTTGTGGCAGGTGGGGCACTtgggtcttcctgcttcctcttttccAGCCTTCACGTCTGTCCCGTTTTCTTCTACGGAGGAGACGTCCTGAAAGGTCTCATCCTCAGAAGGCATCTCATAAGCACTCAGGTCCAGCCGGAGCTCACTGCAAAGCTTCTCGTCCACAGCAATGTGGTGCAAAGACAGGGCCCCGCAGGCCAGCCCCTGGCGATGACAGGCATCCATGGCCCTCAGGACACGGAAGAGAACGAAGAGCACCTTGGCTTGGCTGTTGGTCAGCTTGGCGGGGCTGAAGGTAACTACATCGTGCAGGGAGAACTGCACATACGGGTGGACCACATATAACATTTCCCGCGACTCGAGCAAGGCCTCAGCTCGCAAAaggctggggcaggcagggcTGCCCCGAGAGGAGCAGGGCCCATCTCTGACAATGGATTCACCCACTGGAAGGAAGGCGCATCCATAGACCCTCTGTAGAGCCTGTTTTATAGAGTCTAGGGCAGGTACAGCTGAAGGGGCGCTGCTATGGCTATAGGGTTGCCCGTAAGTGTGGTATGCATGGCGCCACAGGTTCCGGTAATTCTGGGCAGCCACCTCCTGCATGAAACGAGTGAGAGTCTCGGGGCTACAGGACCCCTCCTCAAAGggcaagactccacccagagggtaAGACAGTCTCCGTTTGCGCAGCCCGTGCACCTCCACTCTCGTCCAGCCCGGGGGCAGCCTCTGTACCGAGCGTTGCAGTAGAGTCCTCACTTCCGCTTCCCCCAGGCCGTCGGCGCGGGGACAGGGTCCCAGCCGGCGCTCGCGGAGACTAGCCAGCCAACGCGCAGGCACTAGGGCCACCACGTGGGTGCCCCCCGGCGCCGGGGCCAGCTGCCGGGCATCGATGTTCAGATCTCTCTCCACGGCCCGGAGCAGCTCCTCCATGTCAGGTCCTGAAGATGGGGACCAGCCCTCGGTGCCTGCTGTAAGAACCACTTTCTGGCTTCTGCTCCCCTGGGCCATCTAGTCCTGGCCGCCTGAGGGCAGCGCGAGGCTGAGCCTGGCCACAGCCCTCCTCGCAGCGGCTTCCGGGGTGCCAGGCCGGAAAGATTGGGATGGGCGAGGAGCGGGGGATGGAGTGCAGGTGACTGGGCGAACCAG includes these proteins:
- the Wdr81 gene encoding WD repeat-containing protein 81; its protein translation is MAQGSRSQKVVLTAGTEGWSPSSGPDMEELLRAVERDLNIDARQLAPAPGGTHVVALVPARWLASLRERRLGPCPRADGLGEAEVRTLLQRSVQRLPPGWTRVEVHGLRKRRLSYPLGGVLPFEEGSCSPETLTRFMQEVAAQNYRNLWRHAYHTYGQPYSHSSAPSAVPALDSIKQALQRVYGCAFLPVGESIVRDGPCSSRGSPACPSLLRAEALLESREMLYVVHPYVQFSLHDVVTFSPAKLTNSQAKVLFVLFRVLRAMDACHRQGLACGALSLHHIAVDEKLCSELRLDLSAYEMPSEDETFQDVSSVEENGTDVKAGKEEAGRPKCPTCHKELRGLVLDWVHGRISNFHYLMQLNRLAGRRQGDPNYHPVLPWVVDFTTPYGRFRDLRKSKFRLNKGDKQLDFTYEMTRQAFVAGGAGGSGEPPHVPHHISDVLSDITYYVYKARRTPRSVLCGHVRAQWEPHEYPATMERMQTWTPDECIPEFYTDPSIFCSIHPDMPDLDVPAWCSSNQEFVTAHRALLESWEVSQDLHHWIDLTFGYKLQGKEAVKEKNVCLHLVDAHTHLTSYGVVQLFDQPHPQRLAGPPALAPEPPLIPRLLVQPIQEATGQEDVSGPLPNGAGRLVLEATPCETGWTRDRPVTGEDDLEQATEALDSISLPGKAGDQLGSSSSQASPSLLSFSATPGSRPGRRSKAAGSDPGEGDEGKIVLPEGFSPIQALEELEKMGNFLAKGLGSQLEVPEQLQVQPPVHLQSLFHRDMQVLGVLLAEMVFATKVRTLQPDAPLWARFEAVRGLCIRHPKDIPVSLQPVLDTLLQLSAPNSPVAKKGKLDPLFEYRPVSQGLPPPSPAQLLSPFSAVVPFPPYFPALHKFIRVYQARRVEDEAQGRELVFALWQQLGAVLNDITPEGLEILLPFVLSLMSEEHTAVYTAWYLFEPVAKALGPKNANKYLLKPLIGAYESPWRLHGRFYLYTDCFVAQLVVRLGLQAFLIHLLPHVLQVLAGVEAAQEESRGLVGTTEDEESELPRSGPGSCAFGEDIQIDGEPAASSGLGLPDYRSGVSFHDQADLPDTEDFQAGLYVAESPQPQEAEAVSLGQLSDKSSTSETSQGEERCGDDGGAPVDKNSLKSGDSSQDLKQSEGSEDEEEEEEEGCVVLEEEEEEEQEEVTGASELALSDTMLSMETVVGPGDGRDRGEEEEPLTEQTEGKEQKILLDTACKMVRWLSAKLGPTVASRYVARNLLRLLTSCYIGPTRQQFTVSSDDSPPLSAGNIYQKRPVLGDIVSGPVLSCLLHIAHLYGEPVLTYQYLPYISYLVAPGSNSGPSRLNSRKEAGLLAAVTLTQKIIVYLSDTTLMDILPRISHEVLLPVLSFLTSLVTGFPSGAQARTVLCVKTISLIALICLRIGQEMVQQHLSEPVATFFQVFSHLHELRQRDLQLDDPKGCTEGQLPEATFSDGQRRPVDPTLLEELQKVFTMEMAYTIYVPFSCLLGDIIRKIIPNHELVGELAGLYLESMGPSTRKPASVEPSTPSAAGPEWDPQSGSCLKDDGHSGTFGSVLVGNRIQIPDSQPESPGPLGSISGVGGGGLSSRSEDNALRRELPRSAHGLSGNWLAYWQYEIGVSQQDAHFHFHQIRLQSFPGHTGAVKCVAALSSEDFFLSGSKDRTVRLWPLYNYGDGTSETAPRLIYTQHRKSVFYVGQLEAPQYVVSCDGAVHVWDPFTGKTLRTVDPSDSRVPLTAVAVMPAPHTSITMASSDSTLRFVDCRKPGLQHEFRLGGGLNPGLVRSLAVSPSGRSVVAGFSSGFMVLLDTRTGLVLRGWPAHEGDILQIKAAEGSVLVSSSSDHSLTVWKELEQKPTHHYKSASDPIHTFDVYGSEVVTGTVANKIGVCSLLEPPSQATTKLSSENFRGTLTSLALLPTKRHLLLGSDNGIIRLLA